The Vicinamibacteria bacterium genome has a window encoding:
- a CDS encoding 2-isopropylmalate synthase has product MTDRIAVFDTTLRDGEQSPGCSMNPGEKLRLARQLARLGVDVIEAGFPIASKGEWESVHTIATEVRGCVVAALSRAKEADILATVKALEGAADPRVHIFLATSAIHLKYKLKTTAAEALRQAEEAVRLARSLCANVEFSAEDASRTDYAFLREILAAVHGAGATVLNIPDTVGYALPDEYGALIGRLHHDLPEAVLSVHCHNDLGLAVANSLSAVRAGARQVEVTVNGIGERAGNTSLEEFVMALRVRREHFGLETGVRTEQIAATSQLLSSTTGIWPQPNKAVVGRNAFAHEAGIHQHGVLSNPLTYEIMTPASVGVRESSLVLGKHSGRHAVESRLSSLGLRLEPEEVEAVTARVKELADRKKFIYDEDLLALVSSAPQRRARLVRYQSLSGNEILPTATVEVEVDGERRTASAVGNGPLDAALKATDAALGLNLELLEMHTRAVTAGKDALAEVIVRVRHDGVESTGQAASTDTLEATLKAYLSAVAAARGAQAAA; this is encoded by the coding sequence ATGACGGACCGCATCGCCGTCTTCGACACTACCCTTCGCGACGGGGAGCAGTCCCCGGGGTGCAGCATGAACCCGGGGGAGAAGCTCCGCCTGGCTCGCCAGCTCGCCCGCCTGGGCGTCGACGTCATCGAGGCCGGCTTCCCCATCGCCTCCAAGGGGGAATGGGAATCGGTCCACACCATCGCCACCGAGGTGAGGGGGTGCGTGGTGGCCGCGCTCAGCCGCGCCAAGGAGGCGGACATCCTGGCCACGGTCAAGGCCCTGGAGGGCGCGGCGGACCCCCGCGTTCACATCTTTCTCGCCACCTCCGCCATCCACCTGAAGTACAAGCTCAAGACCACGGCCGCGGAAGCGCTCCGCCAGGCCGAGGAGGCGGTGCGCTTGGCCCGCTCCCTCTGCGCGAACGTGGAGTTCTCCGCGGAGGACGCCTCCCGCACCGACTATGCCTTCCTGCGCGAGATCCTGGCCGCCGTCCACGGGGCGGGGGCGACCGTGCTCAACATTCCCGACACCGTCGGCTACGCCCTCCCCGACGAGTACGGCGCTCTCATCGGCCGCCTCCACCACGACCTCCCGGAAGCGGTGCTCTCCGTCCACTGCCACAACGACCTCGGCCTGGCCGTCGCGAACTCGCTCTCCGCGGTACGGGCGGGGGCCCGTCAAGTGGAAGTCACCGTCAACGGGATCGGCGAGCGGGCGGGCAACACCTCCCTCGAGGAGTTCGTGATGGCCCTGCGCGTCCGCCGCGAGCACTTCGGCCTGGAGACGGGAGTGCGGACGGAGCAGATCGCGGCCACCAGCCAGCTCCTCTCCTCCACCACCGGGATCTGGCCGCAGCCCAACAAGGCGGTGGTGGGACGCAACGCCTTCGCCCACGAGGCCGGCATCCACCAGCACGGCGTCCTCAGCAACCCCCTCACCTACGAGATCATGACCCCGGCCAGCGTGGGCGTGCGTGAGTCGAGCCTGGTCCTCGGCAAGCACTCCGGCAGGCACGCGGTGGAGTCTCGCCTCTCGAGCCTGGGCCTTCGCCTGGAGCCGGAGGAGGTGGAGGCGGTCACGGCCCGGGTGAAGGAGCTCGCGGACAGGAAGAAGTTCATCTACGACGAAGACCTGCTCGCTCTGGTCTCCTCCGCCCCCCAGCGCCGGGCCCGCCTCGTGCGCTATCAGTCCCTCTCCGGCAACGAGATCCTGCCCACCGCCACCGTGGAGGTGGAGGTGGATGGGGAGCGACGCACCGCCTCCGCGGTGGGCAACGGCCCCCTCGACGCCGCCTTGAAGGCCACGGACGCGGCCCTCGGGCTCAACCTCGAGCTCTTGGAGATGCACACCCGGGCCGTAACCGCGGGCAAGGACGCCCTGGCCGAGGTCATCGTGCGGGTGCGCCACGACGGGGTGGAATCCACCGGCCAGGCGGCGAGCACGGACACCCTGGAGGCCACGCTCAAGGCCTATCTATCGGCGGTGGCCGCGGCCCGCGGGGCCCAGGCGGCCGCGTAG
- the leuC gene encoding 3-isopropylmalate dehydratase large subunit, translating to MARPRTLFEKVWEGHLVRPPTAETPAVLYADLHLIHEVTSPQAFTLLRERGLKVRRPDRTLATMDHSTPTTPRGGEGAIPVADPRAAAQIRQLEVNCQEFGITLYGLGSERQGIVHVIGPELGLTQPGMTIVCGDSHTSTHGAFGALAFGIGTSEVAHVLATQCLLQDRPRTLAVEMEGALAPGVTAKDLILGLIARLGVGGGTGHVIEYRGSAIRSLSMEERMTVCNMSVEAGARAGLIAPDDTTFAYLRGRPHAPAGRDWQRALEGWRALPSDEGAAFDRHEHFDAAALEPMITYGTNPGMGISIRGVIPDPGGDPALEKALRYMGLEPGEPLLGRPINVVFIGSCTNSRISDLRLAARFLDGRKVAPGVRVLVVPGSQQVKRQAESEGLDRIFKQAGADWREAGCSMCLAMNGDTLKPGQYAVSTSNRNFEGRQGVGGRTFLGSPLTAAAAAVTGRIADAREMVG from the coding sequence ATGGCACGACCGCGGACTCTCTTCGAGAAGGTGTGGGAGGGCCACTTGGTGCGCCCGCCCACCGCGGAGACGCCGGCCGTGCTGTACGCGGACCTGCACCTCATCCACGAGGTGACGTCGCCCCAGGCCTTCACGCTCCTGCGCGAGCGCGGGCTCAAGGTCCGGCGCCCGGACCGCACCCTGGCCACCATGGACCACTCCACCCCCACCACCCCCCGCGGGGGGGAGGGCGCGATCCCCGTCGCCGACCCCCGGGCCGCGGCCCAGATCCGCCAGCTCGAGGTCAACTGCCAGGAGTTCGGCATCACCCTCTACGGCCTGGGGAGCGAGCGGCAGGGGATCGTCCACGTCATCGGCCCCGAGCTGGGCCTCACCCAGCCCGGCATGACCATCGTCTGCGGGGACAGCCACACCAGCACCCACGGGGCCTTCGGCGCCCTGGCCTTCGGGATCGGGACCAGCGAGGTGGCCCACGTGCTCGCCACCCAGTGCCTGCTCCAGGACCGGCCCCGCACCCTGGCCGTGGAGATGGAGGGGGCGCTGGCCCCGGGGGTCACGGCCAAGGACCTCATCCTGGGCCTCATCGCCCGCCTGGGAGTGGGGGGCGGGACGGGTCATGTGATCGAGTACCGGGGCTCGGCCATCCGCTCCCTTTCCATGGAAGAGCGAATGACGGTCTGCAACATGTCCGTGGAAGCGGGGGCTCGCGCGGGCCTGATCGCCCCCGACGACACCACCTTCGCCTACCTAAGGGGGCGGCCCCACGCGCCCGCGGGCCGCGATTGGCAACGCGCCCTCGAGGGCTGGCGTGCGCTCCCCAGCGACGAGGGGGCCGCCTTCGATCGACATGAGCACTTCGACGCCGCGGCGCTCGAGCCCATGATCACCTACGGCACCAACCCCGGCATGGGGATCTCGATCCGCGGGGTGATCCCCGACCCCGGGGGCGACCCCGCCCTCGAGAAGGCGCTCCGCTACATGGGCCTCGAGCCCGGAGAGCCTCTGCTCGGCCGGCCCATCAACGTGGTCTTCATCGGGAGCTGCACCAACTCGCGTATCTCCGACCTGCGCCTGGCCGCCCGGTTCCTGGACGGCCGCAAGGTGGCCCCGGGGGTGAGGGTTCTGGTGGTGCCCGGCTCCCAGCAAGTGAAGCGGCAGGCGGAGTCCGAGGGCCTGGACCGCATCTTCAAGCAGGCGGGAGCGGACTGGCGCGAGGCCGGCTGCTCCATGTGCCTGGCCATGAACGGCGACACCCTTAAGCCCGGGCAGTACGCGGTCAGCACCAGCAACCGGAACTTCGAGGGACGGCAGGGGGTGGGGGGCCGGACCTTCCTGGGCAGCCCCCTGACCGCGGCCGCGGCCGCCGTGACCGGCCGCATCGCGGACGCCCGCGAGATGGTGGGGTAG
- the thrC gene encoding threonine synthase — protein sequence MGWVTGLKCKECGKERGIEPVAACDACWGALEPVYDLERARATFTKEAIADRPRDLWRYRELLPLEAEGTVGWGTGFTPLLRVPRLGERLGIADLWVKYDAACHPTLSFKDRLVAVALSKAKEFGMDTVGCASTGNLANAVAAGAARAGLRAVVLVPEDLEATKLRGTAVYRATLVGVRGNYDRVNRLCAEIVDRHGWGIVNVNLRAYYGEGSKTVGFEVAEQRGWTLPGHVVAPMAGGSLLTKMERAFRQLVELGLVDDEPFVLHGAQAAGCNPIAGAWKAGLATPRPVKPATIVRSLAIGDPADGASALAAIRRTGGRAEDPTDPEVIQGMQLLAETEGLFAETAGGTVVAAARRLAEGGAFADGRPVVLLITGHGLKTAEALGGPAPFDTVIDGRLSEFEAFWSAREGAVA from the coding sequence ATGGGTTGGGTGACTGGCTTGAAGTGCAAGGAGTGCGGGAAGGAACGGGGGATCGAACCCGTGGCGGCCTGCGACGCCTGCTGGGGAGCCCTGGAGCCGGTCTACGACCTGGAGCGGGCCCGGGCCACGTTCACCAAGGAGGCGATCGCGGACCGCCCGCGCGACCTCTGGCGCTACCGCGAGCTGCTGCCCCTGGAGGCGGAAGGGACCGTGGGCTGGGGGACGGGGTTCACCCCCCTCCTGCGCGTCCCGCGCCTGGGCGAGCGGCTTGGCATCGCCGATCTCTGGGTCAAGTACGACGCGGCCTGTCATCCCACCCTCTCCTTCAAGGACCGGCTGGTGGCGGTGGCGCTAAGCAAGGCCAAGGAGTTCGGGATGGACACCGTGGGCTGCGCCTCCACCGGCAACCTGGCCAACGCGGTGGCGGCGGGGGCGGCCCGGGCCGGCCTGCGCGCGGTCGTGCTCGTTCCGGAGGACCTGGAGGCGACCAAGCTCCGGGGGACGGCCGTGTACCGCGCGACGCTCGTGGGCGTGCGCGGCAACTACGACCGCGTGAACCGGCTCTGTGCGGAGATCGTGGACCGGCACGGCTGGGGGATCGTCAACGTCAACCTGCGCGCCTACTACGGCGAGGGCTCCAAGACGGTTGGCTTTGAAGTCGCGGAGCAGAGGGGCTGGACCCTGCCCGGCCACGTGGTCGCGCCCATGGCCGGGGGCAGCCTGCTCACCAAGATGGAGCGGGCCTTCCGCCAGCTCGTGGAGCTGGGGCTGGTTGACGACGAACCCTTCGTACTTCACGGGGCCCAGGCCGCGGGCTGCAATCCAATCGCGGGGGCCTGGAAGGCGGGGCTCGCCACGCCACGGCCGGTGAAGCCGGCCACCATCGTGCGCAGCCTGGCCATCGGCGATCCCGCGGACGGCGCGTCCGCCCTGGCTGCGATCCGGCGCACAGGGGGGCGGGCCGAGGATCCCACCGACCCCGAGGTGATCCAGGGCATGCAACTCCTGGCGGAGACGGAGGGCCTCTTCGCGGAGACGGCGGGGGGGACGGTGGTGGCCGCCGCCCGCCGGCTCGCGGAGGGCGGGGCCTTTGCGGACGGCCGGCCAGTGGTGCTCCTTATCACGGGCCACGGCCTCAAGACCGCGGAGGCCCTGGGCGGGCCTGCCCCCTTCGATACCGTCATTGACGGGCGGCTCTCGGAGTTCGAGGCGTTCTGGAGCGCCCGGGAGGGGGCGGTGGCCTGA
- the leuD gene encoding 3-isopropylmalate dehydratase small subunit — protein MEPFRALTSRVVVLDAENIDTDQICPARFLTSTTRGGFGTALFADWRLDGQGRPRPEFALNRPEAEGARVLVAGRNFGCGSSREHAVWALQENGFRAVVSTSFADIFRSNALKAGLLPVQVDPITYQKVAAPPREVTIDLKDQTLRLPDGSVAVFPIEPFARHCLLEGADALSFLLSQEAAIAAHEQSHGSPPGGPAS, from the coding sequence ATGGAACCTTTCCGCGCTCTCACCTCCCGCGTCGTCGTCCTCGACGCCGAGAACATCGACACCGACCAGATCTGCCCCGCCCGCTTCTTGACCTCGACCACGCGGGGCGGCTTTGGCACCGCCCTTTTCGCGGACTGGCGCCTGGACGGGCAGGGCCGGCCGCGGCCGGAATTCGCGCTGAACCGGCCGGAGGCGGAGGGCGCGCGCGTCCTCGTCGCCGGCCGCAACTTCGGCTGCGGCTCCTCGCGCGAGCACGCGGTGTGGGCGCTCCAGGAGAACGGCTTTAGGGCCGTGGTCAGCACCTCCTTCGCCGACATCTTCCGCAGCAACGCCCTCAAAGCGGGCCTTCTGCCCGTCCAGGTCGATCCCATCACCTACCAGAAGGTCGCCGCTCCTCCCCGCGAGGTCACCATCGACCTCAAGGATCAGACCCTCCGCCTCCCCGACGGGAGCGTAGCCGTCTTCCCCATCGAGCCTTTCGCCCGCCACTGCCTCCTGGAGGGGGCGGACGCCCTGTCCTTTCTCCTCTCCCAAGAGGCGGCCATCGCCGCCCACGAGCAGTCCCACGGTTCCCCCCCTGGAGGTCCCGCGTCATGA
- the ilvN gene encoding acetolactate synthase small subunit, translating to MKHTLVARVQDQPGVLNRVASLFRRRAFNIESLTVGGSEVPDFSRMTIVVDTARAPAHLVAANLRKLVPVAEVTDVTHLPTVDRDLALIRVRCEPGTRGEIANLVEIFRSRIVDVAPDSVIVEITGDLEKVNGLVELLRPRGILEMVRTGKVAMVRGTAAAPGEAG from the coding sequence ATGAAGCACACCCTGGTGGCTCGGGTTCAGGACCAGCCGGGGGTCCTGAACCGGGTGGCCAGCCTCTTCCGGAGGCGGGCCTTCAACATCGAGAGCCTGACCGTGGGGGGCAGCGAGGTGCCTGACTTCTCCCGGATGACCATCGTGGTGGACACGGCACGGGCCCCCGCCCACCTGGTGGCGGCCAACCTGCGCAAGCTGGTGCCGGTGGCGGAGGTCACGGACGTGACCCATCTGCCGACCGTGGACCGGGACCTGGCCCTGATCCGCGTCCGTTGCGAGCCGGGCACGCGGGGGGAGATCGCGAACCTGGTGGAGATCTTCCGGAGCCGCATCGTGGACGTGGCCCCGGATTCGGTGATCGTGGAGATCACGGGCGACCTGGAGAAGGTGAATGGCCTCGTGGAGCTGCTGCGCCCCCGGGGCATCCTGGAGATGGTGCGCACGGGCAAGGTCGCGATGGTCCGGGGCACCGCCGCCGCCCCCGGAGAGGCGGGCTAG
- a CDS encoding 3-deoxy-7-phosphoheptulonate synthase, which yields MILVLKADIRPDSPEVRQVRQMAERYPDVRTEVRVIEGATRSLTEIYLLGATGAIPQEPFEEFSAVEKVIRIRQSYRTIGRHEGQAEAVGFSYQGLRFDQDSFHIFAGLCAVDTRENVERTFRALKGVGLRTTRAGAYKPRTSPYDFQGHGAKCLPFVFDLAGEHGIKVIAMEVTHESHLDEIRSALAAAGHPTGVMLQIGTRNAQNFELLKIVGQQQDFPVLFKRGMGISLEESLNACEYLAAGGNNRIIFCLRGAKSHLGDPHRNFVDFGHVPVVKRLTRLPVGVDPSHSVGKRLEAVDGLLDIHHATAQGIIAGANMVLVDFHPRPAEALCDGPQALGLEELDHFIRDAELVRRAYLERRALAEIRSGQRIA from the coding sequence TTGATCCTGGTGTTGAAGGCCGACATCCGGCCCGACTCCCCGGAGGTCCGGCAGGTCCGCCAGATGGCGGAGCGCTACCCCGACGTGCGCACGGAGGTGCGCGTGATCGAGGGGGCCACCCGCTCCTTGACCGAGATCTACCTGCTGGGGGCCACGGGGGCCATCCCCCAGGAGCCCTTCGAGGAGTTTTCCGCGGTCGAGAAGGTGATCCGCATCCGCCAGAGCTACCGCACGATCGGCCGCCACGAGGGCCAGGCGGAGGCGGTCGGCTTCTCCTACCAGGGCCTGCGCTTCGACCAGGACAGCTTCCACATCTTCGCCGGGCTCTGCGCGGTGGACACCCGCGAGAACGTGGAGAGGACCTTCCGGGCCTTGAAGGGGGTGGGGCTGAGGACCACCCGGGCCGGCGCCTACAAGCCCCGGACCAGCCCCTACGACTTCCAGGGGCACGGGGCCAAGTGCCTGCCTTTTGTTTTCGACCTGGCGGGAGAGCACGGCATCAAGGTCATCGCCATGGAGGTGACCCACGAGTCGCACCTGGACGAGATCCGCTCCGCCCTGGCCGCGGCCGGGCACCCCACCGGGGTCATGCTCCAGATCGGGACCCGAAACGCCCAGAACTTTGAGCTGCTGAAGATCGTGGGCCAGCAGCAGGACTTCCCCGTCCTCTTCAAGCGGGGGATGGGCATCAGCCTCGAGGAGTCCCTGAACGCCTGCGAGTACCTAGCCGCGGGGGGGAATAACCGGATCATCTTCTGCCTGCGGGGGGCCAAGAGCCACTTGGGAGATCCGCACAGGAACTTCGTGGACTTCGGCCACGTGCCGGTGGTCAAGCGCCTGACCCGTCTGCCCGTGGGCGTCGACCCCTCCCATTCCGTGGGCAAGCGCCTGGAAGCAGTCGACGGCCTGCTCGACATCCACCACGCCACCGCCCAGGGCATCATCGCCGGCGCCAACATGGTGCTCGTGGACTTCCACCCCCGGCCGGCGGAGGCCCTCTGCGACGGGCCGCAGGCCCTTGGTCTCGAGGAGCTGGACCACTTCATCCGCGATGCGGAGCTGGTGCGCCGGGCCTACCTGGAGCGACGGGCGCTAGCCGAGATACGGAGCGGGCAGCGGATCGCCTGA
- the ilvC gene encoding ketol-acid reductoisomerase, with protein MARIYYDSDADLEALAGRRVAVLGYGSQGHAHALNLRDSGVAVTVGLPAGSRSRARAAAEGLTVKTPGEAAEGADIVMILTPDTGQARLFNEEVRPHLGAGDTLMFAHGFNIRFGTIEVPPGVDVSMVAPKAPGHRVREVFREGQGTPALLAVHRDATGHAKRTALAYAKGIGCTRAGVIETTFAEETETDLFGEQAVLCGGVSALVKAGFETLVKAGYQPEIAYFECLHELKLIVDLMYRGGLSYMRYSVSDTAEHGDYTGGPRLVTPETRREMERMLEEIRSGAYARKWIEENEAGRPWFEARRREERAHVLEVVGQRLRAMIPFLDAVTVTPEGEVRSARVEPAVEAAR; from the coding sequence ATGGCACGGATCTATTACGACAGTGACGCGGACCTAGAGGCGCTCGCCGGCCGGCGAGTTGCGGTGCTGGGCTACGGCAGCCAAGGCCACGCGCACGCCTTGAACCTGCGGGACAGCGGGGTCGCGGTCACGGTGGGGTTGCCGGCGGGCAGCCGCTCCCGGGCCCGCGCCGCGGCGGAGGGGCTCACGGTAAAGACCCCGGGGGAGGCTGCGGAAGGGGCTGACATCGTCATGATCCTGACCCCCGACACCGGCCAGGCCCGCCTCTTCAACGAGGAGGTCCGGCCGCACCTGGGCGCGGGCGACACCCTGATGTTCGCCCACGGGTTCAACATCCGGTTCGGGACCATCGAGGTCCCCCCAGGGGTCGACGTCTCCATGGTCGCCCCCAAGGCCCCCGGCCACCGGGTGCGCGAGGTCTTCCGGGAGGGGCAGGGGACGCCCGCCCTCCTGGCCGTGCATCGGGACGCGACGGGGCACGCCAAAAGGACCGCGCTCGCCTACGCCAAGGGGATCGGCTGCACCCGGGCGGGCGTCATCGAGACTACGTTCGCGGAGGAGACGGAGACCGACCTTTTCGGCGAGCAGGCCGTGCTCTGCGGCGGGGTCTCCGCGCTCGTGAAGGCGGGGTTCGAGACCCTGGTCAAGGCCGGCTACCAGCCGGAGATCGCCTACTTCGAGTGCCTGCACGAGCTGAAGCTCATCGTGGACCTGATGTACCGCGGCGGCCTCTCCTACATGCGCTACTCCGTCTCCGACACCGCGGAGCACGGGGACTACACGGGGGGCCCCCGCCTCGTCACCCCCGAGACCCGGCGGGAGATGGAGCGGATGCTGGAGGAGATCCGGAGCGGGGCCTACGCCCGGAAGTGGATCGAGGAGAACGAGGCGGGCCGCCCCTGGTTCGAGGCACGGCGGCGCGAAGAGCGGGCCCACGTCCTGGAGGTAGTGGGCCAGCGCCTGCGCGCGATGATTCCCTTCCTGGACGCGGTCACCGTGACCCCGGAGGGGGAGGTCCGCTCCGCCCGCGTGGAGCCCGCGGTAGAGGCCGCCCGATGA
- a CDS encoding Uma2 family endonuclease, with translation MTYTDEVATTRPAVTDQDLLRLPRDGRKYELVDGEIRVSPAGARHGKISVRLTAALLAFVSPQRLGDVFDSSTGYRLPGGNVRSADASFVSSKRLPRVPEGFAELAPDLAVEVLSPEDRPREVLDKVGEYLSAGVRLVWVIDPRASRAASYRSLTDVREIGPDGTLDGEDVLPDFRCRLADLLS, from the coding sequence ATGACGTATACTGACGAGGTGGCAACGACTCGGCCAGCAGTCACCGACCAGGACCTCCTGCGGCTTCCCAGGGATGGGCGCAAGTACGAGCTCGTGGATGGGGAGATTCGCGTGAGCCCCGCCGGTGCGCGCCACGGAAAGATCTCCGTGCGTCTCACGGCTGCTCTCCTGGCTTTCGTCAGCCCGCAGCGCCTCGGGGATGTCTTCGACTCCAGCACCGGATACCGGCTTCCGGGGGGCAATGTCCGCTCTGCGGACGCCAGCTTCGTTTCCTCGAAGCGCCTTCCGAGGGTCCCCGAGGGCTTCGCGGAACTCGCGCCCGACCTCGCGGTCGAGGTCCTCTCGCCCGAGGACCGTCCCCGCGAAGTGCTTGACAAGGTCGGGGAGTACCTCTCGGCCGGCGTGCGGCTCGTGTGGGTGATCGACCCCCGCGCTTCCCGCGCCGCCTCTTACCGCTCGCTCACCGACGTGCGGGAGATCGGGCCGGACGGGACGCTCGATGGGGAAGACGTGCTCCCTGACTTCCGCTGCCGGCTCGCCGATCTTCTCAGCTGA
- the leuB gene encoding 3-isopropylmalate dehydrogenase, whose protein sequence is MSPTIAVLAGDGIGPEVTKAALTILRACLPVEVCEGRVGGAAIDATGDPLPRETLELCTGADAVFLGAVGGPRWEGGPVRPEDGLLRLRRALGAYANLRPARYMGLPTPLRDGLARHADMLIVRELSGGVYFGEPRGGNSTDAFNTWRQSAEQVRAVAHVAFKEARRRRQRVTSVDKANVLETSRLWRTVVTEVGLEYPDVELEHRYVDAASFEILRAPHRFDVILTENLFGDILSDEAAVVAGSIGILPSASLGAGPSLFEPIHGSAPEIAGRGIANPIGAILTVAMLLEYGLERPELARAVEASVAAALKEVRTPDIGGDSTTVEVTASVLRHLSWLRWAHASGDEAGAVSEWGV, encoded by the coding sequence ATGAGCCCCACCATCGCTGTCCTGGCCGGAGACGGCATCGGCCCCGAGGTCACCAAGGCCGCGCTCACCATCTTGAGGGCCTGCCTGCCGGTCGAGGTCTGCGAAGGGCGGGTGGGGGGAGCCGCCATCGACGCCACCGGCGATCCCCTGCCCCGCGAGACCCTCGAGCTCTGCACGGGGGCGGACGCAGTCTTCCTGGGCGCGGTGGGCGGCCCGCGCTGGGAGGGAGGGCCCGTGCGGCCCGAGGACGGCCTCCTCCGCCTGCGGCGGGCCCTGGGCGCCTACGCCAACCTCCGCCCCGCCCGCTACATGGGCCTCCCCACCCCGCTGCGCGACGGCCTCGCGCGCCACGCGGACATGCTCATCGTGCGCGAGCTCTCGGGGGGCGTCTATTTCGGGGAGCCGAGGGGGGGGAACAGCACCGACGCCTTCAATACCTGGCGGCAGTCCGCGGAGCAGGTGCGGGCGGTGGCCCACGTGGCCTTCAAGGAGGCCCGCCGGCGGCGGCAGCGCGTGACCTCCGTGGACAAGGCCAACGTCCTCGAGACCTCGCGCCTCTGGCGGACGGTGGTCACGGAGGTGGGGCTAGAGTATCCGGACGTGGAGCTGGAGCACCGCTACGTGGACGCGGCCAGCTTCGAGATCCTGCGCGCGCCCCACCGCTTCGACGTGATCCTGACCGAGAACCTCTTCGGCGACATCCTGAGCGACGAGGCGGCGGTGGTGGCGGGCTCCATCGGCATCCTGCCCTCCGCCTCCCTGGGCGCGGGACCCTCCCTCTTCGAGCCCATACACGGGTCGGCCCCGGAGATTGCCGGGCGCGGCATCGCCAACCCCATCGGAGCCATCCTTACCGTGGCCATGCTCCTGGAGTACGGCCTGGAGCGACCGGAGCTGGCGCGGGCCGTCGAGGCCTCGGTGGCGGCCGCCCTCAAGGAGGTCCGCACCCCCGACATCGGCGGCGATTCCACCACCGTCGAGGTGACGGCCTCGGTCCTGCGCCACCTCTCCTGGCTGCGCTGGGCCCACGCCTCCGGGGACGAGGCGGGCGCGGTCTCGGAGTGGGGCGTCTAG